The window AGGTTCATGCACCTGCAACCATGGTACATCGATGGCCACTGGGATATTTAATTATGGATTAAAGGCCAGTCCAGAAATCCAAATCCAGCTCCTGAAATCTCTGAGATTTTATTTCCGCTTTGTTCGGTTGCAAGAGAAATTAAAGGATaaggaaaatttcattttcaaataaaaaaaaaaaaaaaaaaaaaaaaaaaaaaaaaaaaaacttttataatatattatccCATATGATTATGTCATTAAattcaaatcattccatatataatatgggctgatgttctctgtgccgcagcgcagtctacgcctagacacatgggcctgccattcaggggggcagggtgatcattttgcccacctcCATGTGTTTGGCCACAGCTTGCGTCACcgacacagaaaacattctcccatataatatatatttagtTAGGAAAAAGGAACCTAAAAGGCAGCATGGTCCCTGTTCGGCTACTCCAAGAAATGTAGGGTCAAGAGGGGTGCAAAATGACCTCCCCACCCCATGGAAggcaaaaatcccacccctattgaTACTTTTGCACACATATTCCCATTGGCTCCCGATGCAGATATTAAATAGCTTTCCCGTCAAGTGACACAAAGTAGTATGGATGAGGATTAAAATTTATGGGGTATTAAATAGACCTTGGACTTCAATAGTACATTGTAAAATTTGGTATAAATAATGGACACATTAATAATAATACGATACATATTTAATACGCTTTTTGTTTAAAAATTCAAGAACAAATTTATGAGcatatatacaatatataaaaaaacatgtacATCATTCAATAAAACACAATAATAAGTTAATAACATCTAGAGAGAGACACTGTGCCATTTTTCTCATGCATGATGACATGGAGATAAGCCTTTTGTTTTATGatggactcttttttttttcttggttcaaaCCAATAACATATGTATCTTTGATTTAtcaaaaagagtacaaaaatttAATGGAATCAAATTATAAAAGGGGGAACTTCCCCATGGCGTCAAAATATAATTTTCTTCtctcgtgtttttttttttaaaaaatttctctctctctctcttgttctgAATATGTAAGCTTTTCAAGATAGGCATTGATACAACGTGCAGATTTTCCCACACTAGCATAATGGGAAACCTTCTCCCattagattttcaaaaaagataaaagaaggaAGCAAGCGCCACCCTTGTACATATTCCTTTATACGTACAtttctcacataataaatagtgATCCACACCGAATTGAACTCGGGACCTCTCGCACCCTAAGCGAGAATCATACCACTAGACCAAATGCCCTTGCTGTTACtaaataatttatatttttagaaaaataaaataaattccgTCAATTCAGCTACTAATTTTACCGATGACCATTCACATGGGCTACTTCCATGTGGAATCTTAATGGGGCACTTGGGTGCAAGCTTGGCTCGAAAAATTCTTGGCCCCATTCGATCCTTCTTCTGGACATGCTAAGGATGAGAAATCCAAAcatgatataaataaaaaaataatcacaATATTCAAtatgatagttttttttttgggtaaaccaaTATGATAGTTTAAATGAGTAAAAATGGACATAAAAAAGACGAACCCAGTGCACAAAGCTCCCATACACTGAATTACGTCACATAAGACATCTTCCTTGCATGGCAAAATGCTCAACTATAGGTGGTAAACAAAAGATTTTGTGGTCTATTATCCCTTTATGCATGTACCTGTTGAATCTTATTAGAACTATATGGATATcaatttcattcaaaaaaattaattgatGGGCTAAGGTTTGAAATGAGTTTAGATATGTTTGTGCTACTAGGAGACTCTCAAGAAAACCTTCATCAATTCGATTGTACGTAGACTAATCTGCTTGTTTAATGTATAATTTTTAAATTGGAGTCGAACTACTAGTTGAGCTCTACGATGAGTTTTTCTTTAACCTATGATCAATGTATAGAGATTCTAATATCCTAGCATAACGATCTGGGCACTGTCTCGAAGAGAGGCTCGGTGAAATAGACATATCTATTAAGATGCAAACTACCTGCACCTGGACAGAAAGACCCTATGAAGTTTTACTGTTCCTTGGGATTGGCTTTGGGCCTTTCCTGTACAGCTTAGGTGGAGGGCAAAGAAAACCTCCTTCCGGGGGGGCCCAAGCCATTAGTGAGATACCATCCTTGACCTACCGACACTGGGCAGGGgtcacacgcacacacacacacataggcATGATATGATCCCAAAACCTGAACCAAGATGGAACCGATCCACTCATGATCTATTTCATGCTGGACAACTGACCCATCAAATTAAACAAATGGAACTTAATAAGAGAATGGTCTTTTTACTCACTACTCTAGCTAATAAGTATAAAATAAGGTGTGGATAGAGAAACCTCAACCACCAAAGCACAAGAGCCTCAGAAGCACCCGACcagctcaaaaccctaaatcaaaaGGCAATCAATGCCTACTATTCTATATAATATCACACATAATATCACAATGCAATCAATGCCTAATATCTTATATAATACAGCTTTAAAGGTGGCATGCAACATCATTACCATGAAGACGAGGGGCTCTGCCTGCTCTTCCCCCATGCATTAAGTGGTTCCCACCTTACCTTTTCTTTATTCAAATCTCAATAGTAGTGCATTGCAACAGAATGTCTTTTTTTTAAGGCCCGATTTTAGTTTGATTCAGTTGGAATTGATCGAAATTGTcctgaaccctagaaacccTTCTTGGTCAGTAGAAATTGGAATCAGATTTGGCAATTCCAATTTAAATCAACGAATTCGATTGATCCATTCcgatttttttgggttggagtGGAGGTTCTCCTCACGCCGTAAGGTTTACATTGACACTCTCTCTTCTCAGACAAAATGTGAGCCACTTACCGCTTCTCACCCTCTCATTGGTGCAGTTTTTCACCCTAATAGCATTTATGGATAACCTCTGCTGTTATGATCATAGATAGATGGTtaatttgtgttgggttagtcTGTTAGAGATAGATGGGTTATTAGTATGTTAGAGGTAGATGCGTATTTTCGTTAGATAGGATTTTATACAATGTAGGGGGATCAGTTGTAAAGGAATCAAGCAATATATGAAAACTCTCTACTCCGTTATAAATAAAAGTTTATAAAACTGATTCAAGGCTCGAGGGCTTAAaacggatccagatcctctactgtcgagctgcccggcaggaccgtgctgcaaAGACACGACGAGATGCACAATGACTgctttacccctgcccgagcgccttgcctaAGTGGGgttaaggcagtcattgcaccCCTCACCGTGTCTTAgtagcacggtcctgccggccagctcggcagtagagtaTCCAAATTGGCTTAAAACCCCATCAATACTGGCTTATAGGGCAGTGGCCTCCTAGAAAGATAGACGAAGAAGAAAGTTTTCATATATTGCTTGATTCCTTTACAATTGATCCCCCTACATTATATAAAGCCCTATCTAACAAAAACACCCATCTACCCCTAACATGctaattacccatctacccctaacaaactaacccaacacaaattacCCATCTATCTATAATCATAACATCTACTCATTTCCAAaataccaccaaaaaaaaattcacctttcaAGCATTGAGGGGGAGACCTAGTATGGTGGTATTGTTCCAGACTGGAATAGGAAATTCTATCTCACAGTGGAATGGGATTCAAAttctctattgccgagctgcctggcaggaccctactgccaagacacagcaaggcaaggaatgactgccttacccctgcctgagtgccttgcccgagtgggggtaaggcagtcatttaccgccttgttgtgtcttggtagtagggtcctgccgggcaattcggcaatagaggatccaaattccaGTGGAATGCTTGACAGAGAGATTCAATGCCATGAAATCAGGTTAGTGGGAAATGGGACTATAGGCTAATATAATCATCCCATCCCATCCAATCCATTCTATGTGTCCGTCCACTTCAATCAAGGTTCTCCCTCTCCCGTGGTCCACTGAGATATCCAAACAAAAGAACCAGACAGATGGTGGGTACATACTACATACCTGAGGCAGCATGATATACTTGAATACATGATTGGAGGGTCCCAATATGCCACACCTACCTGGCTGTAGTGAAAGCGTGGTTTTAGGCACTCAGGCAAATATGCATGCAAGCACAGACTTCACCATGGCTACAATGATATCTGCAAAGAAGTCAACTCAcaatgagaagagagagagagagagaaacccaaTTAACATTCCTAATCTTACCAATATTAATTCTTCTGGCATAGGATTCCCAGACAGTTTTTTGCTTATAAACATTCCATAATTTTTCAAGCCAGGTTATGATTTCACAAACACATGAATCAGTTAAATATGTTTCCTCTTGCTTGAAAAGCACCCACGCCACCCTGAGTTTTTTCAACCATGCAGAAGCTCCCGGCTAAGATGAGGGGTAGACAAAGCTTAGTACATCTTCTTCTGGCATTCATCCTCCTTGCAGTTGCAGCTTCAAACTCCCATTTCTCCAATCCTATCACGGTTCAAGCGGTAGAAACAGGCAAGCCACTTTGCTTCTCCCATTACCTACGTTAGTTTAGTTCACTTTGCCAAAAACTATGATTTCCAAGTGTGTGTGAAACATATACCATGTAACCATGTAACAAAACGGAGCCAATCTCTCAGATTTCTTTTGACTTCTGACCCGCAGCTTCTAATGAATCTTACCTTATCCAATGGTGATCACAGCTGCATTCAGGCATGGATCTGCAGAGCCCGGATCTCACCCCTCCTCTGGATCCACTTTGGCTATTTGGGTGAGTCGCAAAAGTTTATTCTGATTATCACAATTACTCTCCTCTATCTTTCCATTTTAGAAAAATGCATATATCATGTACCTGAACTCATCCTGTTTGTATGAAAAGGAGAACACCAGAAAAATGACCCAGGGTAGGAAGACCCATAAAGTTCCATCCGGACCCAGCCCAGTTGGAAACCGGCATCCACCAACTAGGCCATGAATGGATGAAGTACACTTCTTCTGTCTTGCAAGTAGAAGAGATTGTATTGATGTTCCTGTAGCTGAAGAAGGTGAAGTGTTTTTAAATTTGGATGACTCTTGATGTCTGAAGTACTCTATTGTAGCAGGGTGAAATTTATATGCAAATTCAGATTCAATAAACATTCAGAAGATAAGTAGTTCAGTAATATTCATCCATCCAACAATTTGATGTTGAATATCTAACCTACTAGTCATCCAACCAGAAGGGTATATTGGTATAATGCACACTTGGTATGTTTTACGCTCAATATTTTTGAGGATCTAGAGTAGGTTTCAAGTTTAAATTAAAAGAAGCAGCAAATCAAATTTTAATGAGGTAAAGAACCGTAAAGGAAAttgcttttcttctttcacTGTTAACTTCACCCACAAAAAATCAAAGCAGCTTTTTAGACTACTTGTGTAGACCCAATAGCCATACTTAAAAAGTGGAGTTGATTACTCTATAGCATGCCAGTGATCCGCATCCTCAAGGAGGACAATAGATGTTGTAGAGTTTTAAGAATGTAAAGTTCTTTGCATAAATAAGaattattttccctttcttctcctgAAAAAGTACTAATAGTATCATGTTCTCTACTAAAATTTCATAATTCCCATGGATAAAATACCTCCTAAGAATTTCTCTCCAAATAATCACTTCCAAGAATGTCAATTGTCATTATGCATGCCTACACGGCTATACTCACCAACTTGGAGGCTAATTTCATAGGATACATCAGTTTTGGTTTCAGAATGATTTTACTGGCAGTGGATGTCATGGCAATTTGAGACAACAAAATTTTCTCATGACATAATGAActatgattttcttttcttttcctttagaCCGATACTTGATTTTCATCATTTGCAATAAAATGAATAAGCCAACATAAAAATGGCCATTATATCTATATTAACTAAGATACATTTCTCACCACAAACTACAGGCAATGaatgaatatatataatatgtttACACCGTGCGTTTCCGCTTTGATCGCTTGCCTCTCCTTGGCCCAGAATAATCTGGAATCTGTTTGCTACCACTAGAAGCATATGCCCCTTCAAGGACTTCCTCATCCTGCCAAGGATCATCAATTAGTTTCTGAATCGCAAGATCCGGCAAAAGTCTATTCCAAATTAATAAATCTGTTGAGAGTCTAGAATGCTGGACTTCCCACATGCAATCCATCAAATTATATTGGAATAAGTTGCCAACTATGAATAGTGATTGGCATGTAGCACTACAAAAGGGATTTGGTCttccttttcatctttttttttttttaattatttgtgagGGGGTGTCATATCATGCCTCTAGTTCAGATCTGTATAATGCTTAGAACTAAGGATGGAACACCAATATCACAAGGCCAGTCGCAGCCAATTGTATCTTGATGACCATAAATTCAGGAAAAaagaaggattaaaaaaaaaaagttagccTAGGTAGTGGAGCCGACTGTCCAATACCTACTGCTTCACTGCTTCACAGCCAAGCGATTGGATCGTGTTCATGTAACCACATGACCATTTTATGGATGGTGTTTCTTTATGCCACAATGTCAGGATCCAGAACTGCAGAAGATGCATGATATCAAAGGTAGAAAAATCAGACAAGAAGCAGGGAACAGAAGAGACTACTTTTGGAGGGCTATCTAAAAGATGCTTTCCTTCAAGAGTTCCAAGCCACCACAGTATACTAATCTAAGGTGAACATAAAGACGTGGCAATAAAATTTGTGCACTTGCAAACCAGAATGCAGGGAATTCAGGAATCAACATATTTCATAGAATGTGTGCAGCTGAGAAGGACTATTGAGATGGCTGTGTAACAAAAGGAAGCAAAGAGCATCTGAGAAAGCTAGGTACGCCCCCCCCAATAGGTGAGAAAACAAAGGAGAAATGGACTTAGAAGGTTTGTCAAGTGCAGACAGGATAAATGATGGTACACCTAAGAAGTGCTTTGGGACAAGTTGAACGCCCCAAAAAAGTATGTGTTGTGGACTGGGGACCAAGAATTTAAGAAAGGACTTGAAGATAATCTTAGAGAGGGATGGCAGTGATTAGAATTGGGCCATGACGATAATGCCAAAAATCAAAAGGTACATGAAAACAGAAATGGAAATAGTTGGGCCCTAGCACTTTAAACATGGACAGAAGATTGGAACCTTCCTTGGGATACCTGCAATGCTACAAGTCACCTGATCAGCTGgtcaaaaaaatgataattttggTGCTCCAATATTTTTTGGTCAGAAAAATGGAGCGGGTTGCTTTGTTAGGGGGTTGGCAACTGTACAAATCTTAAAGCTTACAACcatatggagtttttttttctttttcttggggaTCTGGAGGTGTCCGGCCTTTGGCTGACTAATTCCCCCAGGGCTCATGCACGATCGTGCAACATACACGAACCGGGAGATACTGGGCcccccatgttcaccagggagtttcctctcaggCAGGTGGCCCCAAGGAGGGAGGCGGAGTCGAACTCAGgaccttcagcttccttaggcCTCGTCCCTTGCCAACTGCGCTGCCCCTTGGGGTTCATATGATGGAGTTTTAAGGCCTAGTCTTAGGAGTTTTCTTCTGGAGGAACATAATATGGTAGGTCACTAGGTCCCCTATATATCATTTCAATGCAAAGGCGGTGATTGACAGCTTGATCTTGTCCAGTTCTAATCCAAAGTGTTCTCCATACACAGTTTACAGAAACACCAAACTACTTGGACAAGACATAGGCATCAAATAATGACTTCACATTAAGAGTTCAAACGTACCTTATCCTTAATCTCTTCATCAGACTCGTCCCCAGAATCCGATGTAGAAGCGAGAGTCTGAACTTCTTCTGCCGGAAGAGCTTTGTTTagttttttcttcctctcttcttctttgagttGCCTGAATCTGTTTGTTGTATTAGTGTTTGAAGGAATAAATCAGATGAGAGACTAAAAATAATGAGAAATGTAAGACCCACCTATAACCAGTCCCTGCTAGCAGAGAAGTCACACGTTTTGCACGACCTGCAGTAATGATGTCACTTGCATTATCACTCACAACTGGTTTTGCACCACCTAAGTTCCGTAACCAAACTTGTTGTGCTGTACTGAGGACATTGTTTGTAAACCTAACAAAACCAAAGGGAATAACACAGTTTGAAACAACAGAAGATACAGGTATGCAGAACAAAAGCTAGATGATGGAGTGTGTTCTGTTTCTCCATTGGGTCTTATTCAtcacaaataaaaataataaagggaaagagCACGCGGTGCGTGGACCcggcgcccagacacagggatTCGCCTTTCCATGGTGCCCGGCAGTCATTTCGCGAGGCCCTGTGTATGGGCGCAGGGGTCGTGCGCTGCACACGatcaggtagcgttctttctctcaAGAATCAAGTTATAATATCAGGTTTCTTTTGGATGATTACTAAACACCATTGCAGATTTATTGACTAAATTAGTGACTTCAGGAAAATAGTGAAGCATCAT is drawn from Telopea speciosissima isolate NSW1024214 ecotype Mountain lineage chromosome 1, Tspe_v1, whole genome shotgun sequence and contains these coding sequences:
- the LOC122643786 gene encoding CLAVATA3/ESR (CLE)-related protein 46 isoform X2 — translated: MQKLPAKMRGRQSLVHLLLAFILLAVAASNSHFSNPITVQAVETAAFRHGSAEPGSHPSSGSTLAIWENTRKMTQGRKTHKVPSGPSPVGNRHPPTRP
- the LOC122643786 gene encoding CLAVATA3/ESR (CLE)-related protein 46 isoform X1; amino-acid sequence: MQKLPAKMRGRQSLVHLLLAFILLAVAASNSHFSNPITVQAVETVVITAAFRHGSAEPGSHPSSGSTLAIWENTRKMTQGRKTHKVPSGPSPVGNRHPPTRP